The following proteins are co-located in the Rhodococcus opacus B4 genome:
- a CDS encoding response regulator, with the protein MADPEAGEPITVMVVDDHPMWRDAVARDLDGAGFAVVATADGVAAAGRRAAATRPAVVLMDMQLPDGNGAAATAAVLDVSPDSRVLVLSASSERDDVLDAVKAGASGYLVKSASVEELLDAVRATAAGQAVFTPGLAGLVLGEYRRMSSAPADEQGPAVPKLTERETEVLRFVAKGLSAKQIATKLSLSHRTVENHVQATLRKLQLANRVELTRYAIEQGLE; encoded by the coding sequence ATGGCTGACCCGGAGGCCGGTGAACCGATCACCGTGATGGTCGTCGACGACCATCCGATGTGGCGGGACGCCGTGGCCCGCGATCTCGACGGCGCCGGTTTCGCCGTGGTCGCCACGGCGGACGGCGTCGCGGCCGCGGGACGGCGGGCGGCGGCGACGCGTCCCGCTGTCGTGCTGATGGACATGCAACTGCCGGACGGCAACGGGGCCGCGGCCACCGCCGCCGTCCTGGACGTGTCGCCGGACAGCCGGGTGCTGGTCCTGTCGGCCTCGTCCGAGCGTGACGACGTCCTCGACGCCGTCAAGGCCGGCGCGTCCGGGTACCTCGTGAAGAGCGCGTCGGTGGAGGAACTCCTCGACGCGGTGCGAGCCACCGCGGCCGGGCAGGCGGTGTTCACGCCGGGGCTCGCGGGACTCGTGCTGGGGGAGTACCGCCGGATGTCGAGTGCGCCCGCCGACGAGCAGGGCCCCGCGGTCCCGAAACTGACGGAACGGGAGACCGAGGTGCTGCGGTTCGTCGCGAAAGGGCTCAGCGCCAAGCAGATCGCGACCAAGCTGTCGCTGAGCCACCGCACCGTCGAGAATCACGTCCAGGCCACCCTCCGCAAGCTGCAGCTGGCCAACCGCGTCGAGCTGACCAGGTACGCCATCGAGCAGGGCCTCGAGTAG
- a CDS encoding DUF1707 SHOCT-like domain-containing protein gives MEARDLRVSDAEREHVGELLQRAVGQGMLSLGEFTERMDTALAAKTRAELNVVLVDLPGIQLISEFTPPPYPDQPYVSRPAPPVPPPLHRSPAPPPGDVVRGRMSSVSRTGSWNVPPAIEVNTRLSTVTLDFTRAVMSTQVVHVTIDDYASTISLVVPEEATVDLNGVETVGGSASNKVRTGPPIGPLHLVVRGKVRFGNVTAKHPFGTSIRRMFG, from the coding sequence ATGGAGGCACGGGACCTACGCGTATCGGATGCGGAGCGGGAACACGTCGGCGAACTGCTGCAGCGGGCGGTGGGCCAGGGGATGCTCTCGCTCGGGGAGTTCACCGAACGGATGGACACGGCGCTCGCCGCGAAGACGCGCGCCGAGCTGAACGTCGTCCTGGTGGATCTGCCGGGGATCCAGTTGATCTCCGAGTTCACGCCGCCGCCGTACCCCGACCAGCCGTACGTGTCCCGCCCGGCGCCGCCGGTGCCGCCGCCCCTACACCGGTCACCGGCACCGCCGCCGGGAGACGTCGTCCGCGGGCGGATGTCGTCGGTCAGCCGCACCGGCTCGTGGAACGTGCCCCCCGCGATCGAGGTGAACACCCGGCTGTCGACGGTGACGCTCGACTTCACGAGGGCCGTGATGTCGACGCAGGTGGTGCACGTGACGATCGACGACTACGCGAGCACGATCTCGCTGGTCGTGCCGGAGGAGGCGACCGTCGACCTCAACGGCGTCGAAACGGTCGGCGGATCCGCGAGCAACAAGGTGCGGACCGGACCACCCATCGGCCCGCTGCACCTCGTCGTCCGCGGCAAGGTCCGGTTCGGGAACGTGACCGCCAAGCACCCCTTCGGCACGTCGATCCGCCGCATGTTCGGGTAG
- a CDS encoding DUF2339 domain-containing protein, which yields MSTPGIPSVDPRLVAQLSGDFSALGQQMRHVGENLAVLQAQLAAGARPAPPAPQPAPQPQPVPQPMYRPPVPQAPPVTPPAAPYRPTPITPPRVVREPWWQRDGMISRVLAVAGVAVTLIGVVMLLVLAAQAGFFGPELRVVAGGLFSAGLVVTGARVFGRPGGRVGGIALAATGIAGAYLDVVAVAVVYHWLLPVLAMVVALGIAGAGVALAVRWGSQPLALLVVIGAAVLAPVLTDGITLTLIGFLFVIQVASFPAQLGRDWLYLAIARTCPVVIALVVAIASAGLDGRPERFWLLASAALVALFGLGSSIILLRSNSRDVTATAMIVTTAVPTLVIGHLFDRLGSTLIALALAAAMFAAFAVARSLPNHARIALAGVGTLALLEACLVGSSEDLAPLVLLGVAALFLTVGGQAESRIAYAVGAVFTVVGGLAFAITAPPFVLVDENRALDALGVTTVLSSLVLAGTVFLFVWYAHTLKLLSAADAQPWWVLAGLVILYAVTTATVSAGTALTGTSAGFIAGHCAATIAWMAAATAALVFGLGRRDYAHTALGVGLGLTAAALAKLFLFDLATLDGLFRVLAFLVVGLLLLLAGTRYAREFAEREAGRETPNGSVSAGSAER from the coding sequence ATGTCCACACCTGGTATTCCTTCAGTCGACCCCCGGCTCGTCGCGCAACTCTCCGGCGACTTCTCGGCGCTCGGTCAGCAGATGCGTCACGTGGGTGAGAACCTCGCCGTCCTGCAGGCGCAACTCGCGGCCGGCGCACGTCCTGCACCTCCTGCACCACAGCCGGCGCCCCAGCCCCAGCCTGTGCCGCAACCGATGTACCGACCCCCGGTGCCGCAAGCGCCCCCGGTGACCCCGCCGGCCGCTCCCTACCGGCCCACCCCGATTACGCCGCCCCGGGTGGTGCGCGAGCCCTGGTGGCAGCGCGACGGGATGATCAGCCGCGTGCTCGCCGTCGCGGGTGTCGCCGTCACCCTGATCGGTGTGGTGATGCTGCTCGTGCTGGCAGCGCAGGCCGGGTTCTTCGGCCCGGAACTGCGGGTGGTGGCGGGCGGACTGTTCTCGGCCGGTCTCGTCGTCACCGGTGCCCGCGTCTTCGGACGTCCCGGCGGCCGGGTCGGCGGGATCGCGCTCGCGGCAACGGGTATCGCCGGCGCCTACCTGGACGTCGTGGCCGTGGCCGTCGTCTATCACTGGCTGCTGCCGGTGCTCGCGATGGTCGTGGCACTCGGGATCGCGGGAGCCGGTGTCGCACTGGCGGTTCGGTGGGGTTCGCAACCCCTCGCCCTGCTGGTGGTGATCGGCGCCGCCGTGCTCGCACCCGTGCTCACCGACGGCATCACGCTCACCCTCATCGGCTTCCTGTTCGTCATCCAGGTCGCGAGCTTCCCGGCGCAACTCGGCCGCGACTGGCTGTACCTGGCGATCGCGAGGACGTGCCCGGTGGTGATCGCACTGGTGGTCGCGATCGCGAGTGCCGGACTCGACGGCCGGCCGGAGCGGTTCTGGCTGCTCGCCTCCGCCGCGCTGGTCGCCCTGTTCGGTCTCGGGTCTTCGATCATCCTGCTGCGCAGCAACTCCCGCGACGTCACCGCGACCGCGATGATCGTCACGACGGCCGTCCCGACGCTGGTGATCGGCCACCTCTTCGACCGGCTCGGGTCCACGCTGATCGCGCTGGCGCTGGCCGCCGCGATGTTCGCCGCGTTCGCCGTGGCCCGCTCGTTGCCGAACCACGCCCGGATCGCGCTTGCCGGCGTGGGTACCCTCGCGCTGCTCGAAGCCTGCCTCGTCGGGTCGAGCGAAGACCTCGCACCGCTCGTCCTGCTCGGGGTGGCGGCGCTGTTCCTCACCGTCGGCGGGCAGGCGGAGTCACGGATCGCGTATGCCGTCGGTGCCGTCTTCACGGTCGTGGGCGGGCTCGCCTTCGCGATCACCGCACCGCCGTTCGTCCTCGTCGACGAGAACAGGGCGCTCGACGCGCTCGGGGTGACGACGGTGCTGTCGTCGCTGGTGCTGGCGGGAACGGTGTTCCTGTTCGTCTGGTACGCGCACACACTGAAGCTGCTGAGCGCCGCCGACGCCCAGCCGTGGTGGGTGCTCGCCGGGCTGGTGATCCTGTACGCCGTCACCACCGCGACGGTGTCCGCCGGGACGGCGCTGACCGGGACATCCGCGGGCTTCATCGCCGGGCACTGCGCCGCGACGATCGCGTGGATGGCGGCGGCGACGGCGGCTCTGGTGTTCGGACTGGGTCGGCGCGACTACGCCCACACCGCGCTCGGCGTCGGACTCGGACTGACCGCTGCGGCGCTGGCCAAACTGTTCCTGTTCGACCTGGCCACCCTCGACGGACTGTTCCGCGTCCTCGCGTTCCTGGTGGTGGGCCTGCTGCTGCTCCTCGCCGGCACCCGCTACGCACGTGAATTCGCGGAGCGGGAGGCCGGGCGGGAAACGCCGAACGGCTCCGTCAGCGCCGGTTCTGCCGAGCGATGA
- a CDS encoding MMPL family transporter, whose protein sequence is MFASWGSVVYRARFTVIGIMVALLLGSAAYGLGLEKHLSQSGWDDPGSESVAAAKLADGTFGRDTNSDVVALYTAPEGKTIEDPEFQAKVVENLERLAAEHPDKILKINGGYFKVGTAPQLASAADADKQHAIESIAIVGDNDTEVTANFRDVKDEFYIDGVDVQLAGLQPVSGALNDTMATDIRRMELLAIPAVGILLFFVFGGVVAAALPLIIGGLTVVGANGIVRLITNFTEVNSFVAPVVSLVGLGLAIDYGLFIVSRFREEMAEGYDTRSAVRRTVMTSGRTVVFSATMIVASLGGLLLFPQGFLKSVAYGAIATVGLAALTSITILPAILGILGKRVDALSLDRFRQTKNTEEIEASIWGRLTRWVMRNPLKVTIPIVVGLLLLIVPLTGIKFGGINETYLPPDSSTRAAQEQFDEIFPNLRTEPVKLVVSDADNKALGQIIKEASGAPGLIERFTPEGAAKDGVVVLKAGLVDRNESKPTIDYLRAMDKPDGVQVLVGGTPAIEQDSIAALLDHLPTMVISVLFLTTLLMFLTFGSLVLPIKAALMSALGLGSTLGILTWIFIDGHGSEWLNFTPGPIMSPVLVLIIAIVYGLSTDYEVFLLSRMVEARAQGASTTESIRIGTAHTGRIITAAALILIVVTGAFGFSELVMMKYISYGMIAALVIDATLIRMFLVPATMKLLGDDCWWAPAWMKRIQEKTGLAEPILDNELMPADVPELTPIGAVPPQRKLAAPPAPRKPEPLTEPIPLVTARALAAKMSEDDAQARRAQDEARRSATGRPARPPVEIEEPAAEPQTTALPQPVPPRAAPTQSRPAPASRPAPQSRPAPRPRPAAPAPGPATESRPIESWLADLRSTSAAEPRPISSPAEPRPSASAPSLPTRSPRSVPAPYEQETPQSSPARPVPPIPSRRRAAEPAEPVNGGRRTNGAPANGSPSSAVPTNGSRRRAEEPPVDPDDASSGRHRADDGNAVSVSELIARQNRR, encoded by the coding sequence GTGTTCGCGAGCTGGGGAAGCGTCGTCTACCGGGCCCGATTCACCGTCATCGGCATCATGGTCGCCTTGTTGCTCGGTTCGGCCGCGTACGGCCTGGGCCTCGAGAAGCATCTCAGCCAGAGCGGCTGGGACGATCCGGGCTCGGAGTCGGTCGCCGCGGCCAAGCTGGCTGACGGCACCTTCGGTCGCGACACCAACAGCGACGTCGTCGCGCTCTACACGGCGCCCGAGGGCAAGACGATCGAGGACCCCGAGTTCCAGGCGAAGGTCGTCGAGAACCTCGAGCGTCTGGCCGCGGAACACCCGGACAAGATCCTCAAGATCAACGGCGGCTATTTCAAGGTCGGCACCGCACCGCAGCTGGCGTCCGCCGCGGACGCCGACAAGCAGCATGCGATCGAGAGCATCGCGATCGTCGGCGACAACGACACCGAGGTCACCGCGAATTTCCGGGACGTCAAGGACGAGTTCTACATCGACGGCGTCGACGTGCAACTCGCCGGTCTCCAGCCGGTGTCGGGTGCGCTCAACGACACGATGGCCACCGACATCCGGCGCATGGAACTCCTCGCGATCCCGGCCGTCGGCATCCTTCTCTTCTTCGTGTTCGGTGGTGTCGTCGCGGCGGCGCTGCCGCTGATCATCGGCGGCCTGACCGTGGTCGGCGCCAACGGCATCGTCCGCCTCATCACCAACTTCACCGAGGTCAACTCGTTCGTCGCGCCCGTGGTCTCCCTCGTGGGTCTCGGCCTGGCCATCGACTACGGGTTGTTCATCGTCAGCCGGTTCCGAGAAGAGATGGCGGAGGGGTACGACACCCGCTCCGCCGTCCGCCGAACGGTGATGACCTCGGGCCGCACCGTGGTCTTCTCGGCCACGATGATCGTCGCCAGCCTCGGCGGTCTGCTGCTGTTCCCGCAGGGCTTCCTGAAATCCGTCGCCTACGGCGCCATCGCGACCGTCGGCCTCGCCGCCCTGACGTCGATCACGATCCTGCCCGCGATCCTCGGCATCCTCGGCAAGCGCGTCGACGCCCTCAGCCTCGACCGTTTCCGTCAGACCAAGAACACCGAGGAGATCGAGGCGAGCATCTGGGGCCGGCTCACCCGCTGGGTGATGCGCAACCCGCTCAAGGTCACCATCCCCATCGTCGTCGGACTGCTCCTGCTGATCGTGCCGCTGACCGGCATCAAGTTCGGTGGCATCAACGAGACCTACCTGCCGCCGGACAGCTCGACCCGCGCCGCGCAGGAACAGTTCGACGAGATCTTCCCGAATCTGCGCACCGAACCGGTCAAGCTCGTGGTGTCCGACGCCGACAACAAGGCGCTCGGCCAGATCATCAAGGAAGCCAGTGGCGCGCCGGGCCTGATCGAACGGTTCACCCCGGAGGGCGCGGCCAAGGACGGCGTGGTCGTCCTCAAGGCGGGGCTCGTCGACCGCAACGAGTCCAAGCCGACCATCGACTATCTGCGTGCCATGGACAAACCGGACGGCGTCCAAGTGCTGGTGGGCGGCACCCCGGCGATCGAGCAGGACAGTATCGCCGCGCTGCTCGACCACCTGCCCACGATGGTGATCTCCGTCCTCTTCCTGACGACGCTGCTGATGTTCCTGACGTTCGGCTCGCTGGTGCTGCCGATCAAGGCGGCGTTGATGAGCGCACTGGGCCTCGGGTCGACGCTGGGCATCCTGACGTGGATCTTCATCGACGGTCACGGCTCGGAATGGCTGAATTTCACCCCCGGACCGATCATGTCGCCGGTGCTGGTGCTGATCATCGCGATCGTCTACGGCCTGTCCACCGACTACGAGGTGTTCCTGCTCTCCCGGATGGTCGAGGCGCGGGCGCAGGGGGCCAGTACGACGGAGTCGATCCGCATCGGCACCGCGCACACGGGCCGCATCATCACCGCGGCCGCGCTCATCCTCATCGTCGTCACCGGCGCGTTCGGGTTCTCCGAACTCGTGATGATGAAATACATCTCCTACGGCATGATCGCCGCGCTCGTCATCGACGCGACCCTCATCCGCATGTTCCTCGTCCCCGCCACGATGAAGCTGCTCGGCGACGACTGCTGGTGGGCGCCGGCCTGGATGAAGCGGATCCAGGAGAAGACGGGTCTCGCCGAACCCATCCTGGACAACGAGTTGATGCCCGCCGACGTCCCGGAGCTCACGCCGATCGGTGCCGTCCCGCCGCAGCGCAAGCTCGCGGCGCCGCCCGCACCCCGCAAACCGGAACCGCTCACCGAGCCGATCCCGCTGGTGACGGCGCGGGCGCTGGCCGCGAAGATGTCCGAGGACGACGCGCAGGCGCGCCGGGCGCAGGACGAGGCCCGGCGGTCGGCGACCGGCCGCCCCGCTCGGCCGCCGGTGGAGATCGAGGAGCCGGCGGCGGAACCGCAGACCACCGCGCTGCCGCAGCCCGTTCCCCCGCGTGCGGCCCCGACCCAGTCGCGTCCCGCACCGGCGTCGCGCCCTGCACCGCAGTCGCGTCCCGCTCCCCGGCCCCGCCCGGCGGCTCCGGCCCCGGGCCCGGCCACCGAGTCGCGTCCCATCGAGAGCTGGCTCGCCGACCTCCGGTCCACGTCGGCCGCCGAACCGCGGCCGATCTCCTCGCCCGCCGAACCGCGACCGAGCGCGTCGGCGCCGTCGCTGCCCACCCGCTCGCCGCGCTCGGTGCCCGCACCGTACGAGCAGGAGACCCCCCAGTCGTCTCCTGCCCGCCCGGTGCCGCCGATCCCGTCGCGGCGTCGCGCCGCGGAGCCTGCGGAACCGGTGAACGGCGGCAGGCGAACCAACGGCGCGCCGGCCAACGGGAGCCCGTCCAGCGCTGTCCCGACGAACGGCTCGCGCCGCCGCGCCGAGGAGCCGCCCGTCGATCCGGACGACGCCTCGAGCGGCAGGCACCGCGCCGACGACGGCAACGCCGTGAGCGTGAGCGAACTCATCGCTCGGCAGAACCGGCGCTGA
- a CDS encoding NYN domain-containing protein, which yields MSVSEQYTDTAGTAPAGTAVSSGSPVVGARDGRHQKRVLLVWDAPNLDMGLGAILGGRPTAAYRPRFDALGRWLLSRTAELSASGTDTLEPEATVFTNIAAGSADVVRPWVEALRNVGFAVFAKPKIDEDSDVDSDMLDHIALRHGEGLAGVMVASADGQAFREPLEDIAATGIPVQILGFREHASWAVASDLLDFVDLEDIPGVFREPLPRVSLDTLPDEGAWLQPFRPLSALLVGRKSAAE from the coding sequence ATGAGCGTCAGCGAGCAGTACACCGACACAGCCGGCACCGCCCCGGCAGGCACCGCGGTGTCGTCAGGATCTCCCGTGGTGGGTGCACGTGACGGGCGCCACCAGAAGCGGGTCCTTCTCGTCTGGGACGCACCCAACCTCGACATGGGCCTCGGCGCCATCCTCGGCGGCAGGCCCACGGCTGCCTACCGGCCACGATTCGACGCACTCGGCCGCTGGCTGCTCTCCCGGACCGCGGAACTGTCCGCGTCCGGCACCGACACACTCGAACCCGAGGCGACGGTCTTCACCAACATCGCGGCTGGCAGCGCCGATGTCGTGAGACCGTGGGTCGAAGCCTTGCGTAATGTGGGATTCGCGGTGTTCGCCAAGCCGAAGATCGATGAGGACAGCGACGTCGACTCCGACATGCTGGACCACATCGCGCTTCGTCACGGCGAGGGGCTGGCCGGTGTCATGGTCGCCTCCGCCGACGGTCAAGCGTTTCGCGAGCCGTTGGAGGACATCGCCGCGACCGGCATTCCGGTCCAGATACTCGGGTTCCGCGAGCACGCCAGCTGGGCGGTCGCGTCCGATCTTCTGGACTTCGTCGATCTCGAGGACATTCCCGGCGTGTTCCGGGAGCCACTGCCTCGGGTCAGCCTCGACACACTGCCCGACGAGGGTGCCTGGTTGCAGCCGTTCCGACCGCTTTCCGCCCTGCTCGTCGGGCGGAAGAGTGCTGCCGAGTAG
- the trmB gene encoding tRNA (guanosine(46)-N7)-methyltransferase TrmB, producing MPETPLMRDNGPVNHADQDAPAVPEEGQTKDSKGSRLHPRVTSFRSRRGALTAAQQESWDRQWPVIGADVSDNRLDAPSWFGRDAPLILEIGSGTGTATAAMAKAEPHVNLMAVEVYRPGLAQLLQQIERDEIPNIRVLRGDAMDVLENMIEPESLTGVRVFFPDPWPKARHHKRRLLQAPTFALIASRLKAGGVLHVATDHAEYAEAIAEAGNAEPLLTSLDWESPMTHERPVTKFEDKAHQVGSAITELIWGKIRS from the coding sequence ATGCCAGAAACGCCCCTCATGCGTGACAATGGTCCGGTGAACCACGCTGATCAGGATGCACCCGCCGTCCCCGAGGAGGGGCAGACGAAGGACTCGAAGGGGTCCCGTCTCCACCCGAGGGTGACAAGTTTCCGCTCGCGCAGGGGCGCCCTGACCGCTGCCCAGCAGGAGTCGTGGGACCGGCAATGGCCCGTGATCGGCGCGGACGTCTCGGACAATCGCCTGGACGCGCCGTCGTGGTTCGGCCGGGACGCGCCCCTGATCCTCGAGATCGGCTCGGGCACGGGTACCGCCACCGCCGCGATGGCGAAGGCCGAACCCCACGTGAACCTCATGGCCGTCGAGGTCTACCGGCCCGGGCTCGCACAGTTGCTCCAACAGATCGAACGGGACGAGATCCCGAACATCCGGGTCCTGCGCGGCGACGCGATGGATGTCCTGGAAAACATGATCGAACCGGAATCGCTCACCGGTGTCCGTGTCTTCTTCCCGGACCCGTGGCCGAAGGCCCGCCATCACAAGCGCCGCCTGCTGCAGGCCCCCACTTTCGCCCTGATCGCGAGCAGGCTGAAGGCCGGCGGTGTGTTGCATGTCGCAACAGATCACGCCGAGTACGCCGAGGCCATCGCCGAGGCAGGCAACGCGGAACCCCTCCTGACCTCCCTCGACTGGGAATCACCCATGACGCACGAGCGTCCGGTGACGAAGTTCGAGGACAAGGCCCACCAGGTCGGCAGTGCGATCACCGAGTTGATTTGGGGGAAGATCAGGTCATGA